In one Vibrio rarus genomic region, the following are encoded:
- a CDS encoding glycosyltransferase family 4 protein, which yields MHNTLANNGHDHNEVWLLLDSFTFGGIETHVLELAKGLVHDTIPLRVILLTRYSPPSAIIEKLQQWDIPYCYLSALTSTNKQNTTSLFQHVQQLRMAVAQHHPIAVHAHGYKASIISKLAVKTTQGRTRQLTTYHAGEIPKGKVRLYDMLDRYSALLSDVSLCVSPEIQSRLPSQSLHLNNFVSMNEAPRTLGTQLAFVGRLSHEKGPDRLCGLALQHLDHPFYVYGDGPMMATLTQERSDNVHLLGFQRDMHEVWNNIGLLIITSRYEGLPMTALEAMSRGIPVLTLNIGALNALIEHGKNGWIADDMQQLSLYLNEWLQCTDNERALLSHHARQTIQHHYSTKAVIPKIIPLYSQHLHNRMYRSSI from the coding sequence ATGCACAACACCTTAGCCAATAATGGCCATGATCATAATGAAGTGTGGCTGTTATTAGACAGCTTCACTTTTGGGGGCATAGAAACTCATGTGCTTGAATTGGCTAAAGGCCTTGTCCATGACACCATTCCCCTACGCGTGATCTTATTAACCCGTTACTCCCCCCCTTCGGCCATCATCGAAAAACTGCAGCAGTGGGATATCCCCTACTGTTACTTAAGCGCCCTAACCTCCACTAATAAGCAAAATACCACATCCCTGTTTCAGCACGTTCAGCAACTGAGAATGGCAGTGGCGCAACATCATCCTATTGCGGTACATGCGCATGGCTATAAAGCCAGTATCATCAGTAAGTTAGCAGTAAAAACCACCCAAGGTCGCACTCGGCAATTAACCACCTATCATGCAGGAGAGATCCCTAAAGGCAAAGTCCGCCTCTATGATATGTTAGATCGTTACAGCGCCCTACTGTCTGATGTCAGCCTGTGTGTCAGCCCCGAGATCCAATCTCGTTTACCTAGCCAAAGCCTGCACCTCAACAACTTTGTCTCTATGAATGAAGCGCCACGCACCCTTGGCACTCAATTGGCCTTTGTGGGTCGCTTAAGCCATGAAAAAGGCCCCGATCGCTTGTGTGGTTTAGCCTTGCAACATTTAGATCACCCTTTTTATGTGTATGGTGATGGTCCAATGATGGCCACACTCACACAGGAGCGTTCTGATAACGTTCATCTATTGGGCTTTCAACGGGATATGCATGAGGTTTGGAATAACATTGGGCTACTCATTATTACGTCTCGCTATGAAGGATTGCCTATGACGGCATTAGAAGCCATGTCTCGGGGGATCCCTGTGCTCACTTTAAATATTGGGGCTTTAAATGCTCTTATTGAACATGGCAAAAATGGCTGGATAGCCGATGATATGCAGCAGCTCTCTTTATACTTAAATGAATGGTTACAGTGCACAGACAATGAACGGGCACTCTTGTCTCATCATGCCAGACAAACCATCCAACATCATTATTCGACAAAAGCGGTAATACCTAAGATTATCCCCCTCTATAGCCAACACCTGCACAATAGAATGTATCGTTCATCAATTTGA
- a CDS encoding glycosyltransferase yields the protein MQQAKHLLIVHYGEQWIRGSESCLLNLISTLCHDYIPVVWTNNKVMKQQLQAQGILTYLDTFELIHLQQGTFNVKHWMSLCKQASQIIDEHEIKLIHVNSGAPCQWMTLVAKAKGVPMLCQLHSPYNLHDRFTLTLHSAQRIIAVSHAVATSLLQEGYPKHKLSVVHNGIEYLNQSPCLNIRSRLAIPHQAKVLISVGSLIKRKGFDKLIQALALLNNNQHQHHLVIVGEGSERLNLIALIHQLQLQNQVHLVGEQSNVQQWLQGGCDLFVSGATSEAFGLVLLEAAQAGLAVVAPNVGGIPEVIQHKHTGLLYNQGEQAIPEMVDAIGTLLSDPILRNTLAINGAKIAQQRFSLASNTAHIQAIYSQLISGKVEQTWFSWSCALFRPVRTFCKTRCLNPIKALFIKKQRGLHEA from the coding sequence ATGCAACAGGCTAAACACCTACTTATTGTGCATTATGGGGAGCAATGGATTCGCGGTAGTGAGTCCTGTTTGCTCAATTTAATAAGCACTTTGTGCCACGATTATATTCCTGTGGTGTGGACCAATAATAAAGTGATGAAGCAACAGTTACAGGCCCAAGGGATTCTCACTTATCTCGACACCTTTGAACTTATTCATCTCCAGCAAGGCACATTCAATGTTAAACACTGGATGTCATTGTGCAAACAAGCCTCACAAATTATTGATGAACATGAAATTAAGTTAATTCATGTTAATAGCGGTGCCCCATGCCAATGGATGACCTTAGTCGCAAAAGCCAAAGGCGTTCCTATGCTGTGCCAACTTCATAGTCCATACAATTTACACGATAGATTCACTCTGACACTGCATTCGGCCCAACGCATCATAGCGGTAAGCCATGCAGTGGCCACCTCATTACTACAAGAAGGTTATCCCAAACATAAACTGTCTGTTGTGCATAACGGCATTGAATATTTGAATCAAAGTCCATGCCTAAACATACGCTCTCGCCTGGCGATCCCACACCAAGCAAAAGTGCTGATCAGTGTCGGTTCGCTCATTAAACGCAAAGGCTTTGATAAACTCATTCAGGCCCTTGCTCTTTTAAACAACAATCAACATCAGCATCATCTGGTGATTGTTGGAGAAGGGAGCGAGCGTCTGAATCTAATCGCATTGATCCATCAATTACAACTGCAAAACCAAGTTCATTTAGTGGGTGAACAATCTAATGTTCAGCAGTGGCTACAAGGAGGATGCGATCTCTTTGTCAGTGGCGCAACCAGTGAAGCTTTTGGCCTCGTATTACTAGAAGCGGCCCAAGCAGGGCTTGCCGTTGTGGCCCCTAATGTTGGGGGGATACCAGAAGTGATCCAACATAAACACACAGGGTTATTGTATAACCAAGGCGAGCAAGCCATTCCTGAGATGGTGGACGCCATTGGCACACTACTTAGCGATCCCATTTTGCGTAACACACTGGCCATTAATGGCGCAAAAATCGCCCAGCAGCGCTTTTCTCTAGCAAGTAACACGGCCCATATCCAAGCCATATATAGCCAATTAATATCAGGCAAAGTCGAACAAACTTGGTTTAGCTGGAGTTGCGCACTCTTTCGTCCCGTAAGGACTTTTTGCAAGACTCGATGCCTTAACCCCATAAAAGCCTTATTCATTAAAAAACAAAGGGGGCTACATGAAGCGTAA
- a CDS encoding glycosyltransferase family 4 protein, with protein MKRNHCIVFDPIPYHGGSKVATQLAMQWTNSHTHYYILSASKHSWQKPHTTHSHTRYFCLPQCLARCTQGQGYWLKQLFLMLYLALFTAYVAISTRCKPVSLLLASGPGVDFAGYVIGHIFALQIIQLIHGPVGKSRATKWCLTQGYPTFYLPAAQSSLRHCLQLTHNQSLPHHLNIFVNGLDDAHYPTLHRFCHTTPQVQFYWAASLLKWKGLDLLLQAHNMTQWQNKSALHICYIRPAVGQAEQSAIDPTLSGVHWYHEPNNLDAIRAQCDVYISTSINEPFGLSTLEALAAGLIVLIPRDGAFWDTQLQDGVHCLKYDSNNANSLNECMQSLTHNLARLQPIAQQGRKIAARYLAKQTYAAICNAIDTAPNKKAMAKRHYHASSSLQKHAQHAHLPPVPSAQHHLKPQQLKKCSPHNTGEQQ; from the coding sequence ATGAAGCGTAATCACTGCATTGTTTTCGACCCAATCCCTTATCACGGCGGATCAAAGGTCGCCACACAACTCGCCATGCAATGGACGAATAGCCATACGCACTATTATATATTGAGCGCCTCCAAACACAGTTGGCAAAAGCCACATACTACGCACAGCCACACCCGCTACTTTTGCCTGCCACAGTGCCTTGCAAGGTGTACACAGGGACAAGGGTACTGGTTAAAGCAACTGTTTTTAATGCTCTACTTAGCGCTCTTTACTGCGTATGTCGCCATTAGCACGCGCTGTAAACCAGTCAGTCTATTGCTGGCTTCAGGGCCTGGTGTAGACTTTGCCGGTTACGTCATTGGCCACATTTTTGCCCTGCAAATAATTCAACTGATCCATGGCCCTGTAGGTAAAAGCCGTGCAACTAAGTGGTGCTTAACCCAAGGCTACCCAACGTTTTATTTACCCGCAGCGCAGAGCAGTTTGCGCCATTGTCTACAACTGACGCATAACCAAAGCCTACCTCACCATTTAAACATCTTTGTCAACGGCTTAGATGATGCACACTATCCAACCTTGCACCGTTTTTGTCACACCACACCGCAGGTACAATTTTACTGGGCTGCCTCCTTACTAAAATGGAAAGGATTAGATCTGCTATTACAGGCGCATAATATGACCCAATGGCAGAATAAAAGTGCCTTACATATTTGTTATATCCGCCCTGCCGTTGGTCAAGCGGAGCAATCTGCCATTGATCCAACCCTTAGCGGAGTACATTGGTACCATGAACCGAATAACCTTGATGCCATTCGCGCTCAGTGCGATGTGTATATCTCCACCAGCATCAATGAACCCTTTGGCCTTTCCACTTTAGAAGCTTTAGCCGCAGGCTTGATTGTGCTGATCCCAAGAGACGGCGCTTTTTGGGACACACAGCTTCAAGATGGCGTGCACTGCTTAAAATACGATAGCAATAATGCGAACAGCTTAAATGAGTGCATGCAGTCACTCACCCATAACTTGGCACGCTTGCAACCTATCGCCCAACAAGGCAGAAAAATCGCGGCTCGCTATCTTGCCAAACAGACTTATGCGGCCATCTGCAACGCCATCGATACGGCCCCAAACAAAAAGGCAATGGCAAAGCGTCACTATCACGCGTCGTCCTCCCTGCAAAAACACGCTCAACATGCCCATTTGCCACCAGTACCATCGGCACAACATCATCTAAAGCCACAACAACTGAAAAAATGCAGCCCCCATAATACAGGAGAGCAACAATGA
- a CDS encoding lipopolysaccharide biosynthesis protein, whose amino-acid sequence MSLLPVSVSPMQKQMLGYGLALFFMKGLSLIMLPITTRFLSPMQIGELELLAVSASFIGILLSASLHEALYRYCAKHKSLNRKRLIANQLFTLTLLISLSFSLLGLIVTASLEWQEHWPISQQSLLIVWLSLTIEGALAIALAWLRMQDKIEHFCRICMGTSLLQVTLVLLALQLDFGVIGVLWGGLLAHLMQLLLLISSGQLTLQRPQWAFIHTSLRYSLPLMLSGLIAFGLNGAERWFMLHGESLAMVGHYAIAAKFALAMCVLVQPFGMWWMPKRFVMAKQAPIKAAHTTEFGVVYVCALATAIAVIGQWLLTFTLTDTYAMAGQLLVGAIFMVLGKELAELVNLGLLHSHNTPIIFKVNLATTGSTLLCCSFTYQWGVGMIMLNIGAAQLIRALLLYCLSQRYHALPYRHIRMGLYPLVTLTGLISLQCLPNNVYIESGIVVLSVMTLALIFRYPKEYSAHFNKAGA is encoded by the coding sequence ATGAGCCTGCTACCTGTGTCTGTTTCTCCTATGCAAAAGCAAATGCTCGGCTACGGATTGGCGCTGTTTTTTATGAAAGGCTTATCCTTGATTATGCTGCCCATTACCACGCGCTTTCTTTCTCCGATGCAAATTGGTGAGTTAGAACTGCTGGCCGTGAGTGCTTCATTTATTGGCATATTACTGTCGGCAAGTTTACATGAAGCGCTGTACCGCTACTGCGCCAAACACAAGAGTCTCAACCGCAAACGTCTCATTGCCAATCAGTTATTTACCCTTACCCTGCTGATTTCTTTATCCTTTTCATTACTCGGGCTAATAGTGACCGCGTCACTTGAGTGGCAGGAGCACTGGCCTATTTCTCAACAATCACTGCTCATTGTCTGGCTCTCTTTGACCATAGAAGGCGCCCTTGCTATTGCCCTTGCCTGGCTGAGAATGCAGGATAAAATTGAACACTTTTGCCGCATCTGCATGGGTACGAGCCTGTTACAAGTGACCCTAGTGTTGCTGGCGCTACAATTAGATTTTGGCGTTATTGGGGTATTATGGGGCGGATTACTGGCACACCTCATGCAGCTATTGTTATTGATCTCTTCTGGGCAATTAACGCTACAACGCCCTCAGTGGGCTTTTATTCACACTAGCTTACGTTATTCGTTGCCTCTGATGTTATCTGGGCTCATCGCCTTTGGTTTAAACGGTGCTGAGCGTTGGTTTATGCTGCACGGCGAATCACTGGCCATGGTAGGACACTATGCCATCGCGGCTAAATTTGCCTTAGCGATGTGCGTCCTAGTGCAGCCCTTTGGTATGTGGTGGATGCCAAAACGTTTTGTGATGGCCAAACAAGCCCCAATAAAGGCGGCACATACCACAGAGTTTGGTGTGGTATATGTGTGCGCCTTAGCCACTGCAATAGCAGTCATAGGGCAATGGCTGCTCACCTTCACGCTAACCGATACCTACGCTATGGCTGGACAGTTACTGGTAGGGGCCATATTTATGGTACTTGGTAAAGAGTTGGCTGAGTTGGTAAACCTGGGTCTACTGCACAGTCACAACACCCCTATTATTTTTAAGGTCAACCTGGCTACCACAGGAAGCACTTTATTGTGCTGTAGCTTTACGTATCAATGGGGGGTGGGGATGATCATGCTCAACATTGGCGCAGCCCAGTTAATTCGAGCCTTATTACTGTATTGCCTTTCTCAACGCTACCATGCGCTTCCTTATCGCCATATCAGAATGGGCCTGTATCCTCTCGTCACGTTAACGGGTTTAATCAGCCTGCAATGTCTGCCTAACAATGTCTATATAGAAAGTGGCATTGTCGTGCTCTCTGTTATGACGCTTGCCCTTATTTTTCGCTATCCAAAGGAATATAGCGCGCACTTTAATAAGGCGGGCGCATGA
- a CDS encoding O-antigen ligase family protein gives MKHTHISPETSPFINAATITTLLVISMVALLWWRAPHPILGLAVCLLPLAMLVVVRHLFWFVTLFVVFSFFRIHEVIPLLMPLKLPLLLSLGALASLCWHALVSRTLRLYWHPTMGWLVLFWLLVTLGLIFATNRTEAISMFKGIYWKIMLMTVAIIWIITTKQQLAKMCWTIVLAGALVASVALFNSVNGIGLVEGSRVTIGRHFGSMLGDPNDLALVLLFPLAFCASFFFNRQHKRRNRIVGVLVLLLLSMAIIATQSRGGLLGMVAVYGFFIHQAIRSKTLLITLGSVGLFVLYMAAGISERASGGAAETGIDSSSMGRLYAWQAAGKMALDNPFTGVGINNFYSNYYFYSSHWDGLNHAVHSTWFGVLAETGFLGLLVFVTLIISLLRTAKHSLTRLCRLSSPSPYLLSSANAVYAGLIGTIVSGTFLTQAFVWPIYILAALIICVSRIVQNDSQIEN, from the coding sequence ATGAAACATACCCACATCTCCCCTGAAACGTCCCCTTTCATTAACGCAGCCACAATCACCACGTTATTGGTTATAAGCATGGTGGCTTTGCTCTGGTGGCGAGCGCCTCATCCTATACTGGGTTTGGCAGTGTGCCTATTACCCTTGGCTATGCTGGTGGTGGTACGACATCTATTTTGGTTTGTGACGCTGTTTGTGGTGTTTTCATTTTTTCGTATCCACGAAGTGATCCCTCTATTAATGCCCTTGAAGTTACCTTTACTTTTGTCTCTTGGGGCTTTAGCGTCTCTTTGCTGGCATGCCCTTGTCAGCAGAACACTTCGCCTCTATTGGCACCCTACAATGGGCTGGCTAGTACTGTTTTGGCTGTTAGTCACCCTTGGGTTGATCTTTGCGACCAATCGCACTGAAGCCATTAGCATGTTTAAAGGGATCTACTGGAAAATCATGCTAATGACTGTCGCCATTATTTGGATTATCACCACAAAACAGCAACTGGCGAAAATGTGTTGGACCATCGTCCTTGCGGGCGCTTTAGTGGCCAGTGTTGCTCTGTTTAATTCTGTAAACGGCATCGGTTTAGTGGAAGGAAGCCGAGTGACCATTGGCCGACACTTTGGCTCTATGCTTGGGGATCCGAACGATTTAGCATTAGTACTGTTGTTTCCCCTCGCCTTCTGCGCCAGTTTCTTTTTCAACCGTCAACACAAACGGCGCAACCGAATTGTCGGTGTATTGGTTTTACTGTTGCTGTCCATGGCGATTATTGCCACACAAAGTCGCGGGGGTCTGCTGGGAATGGTGGCGGTATATGGCTTCTTTATTCACCAAGCCATTCGCAGTAAAACTTTACTGATAACGCTGGGTTCTGTGGGGTTGTTTGTCTTATATATGGCCGCTGGAATTTCTGAGCGTGCCTCAGGAGGGGCGGCAGAAACAGGGATTGATTCCTCCTCTATGGGACGTTTATACGCATGGCAAGCGGCAGGAAAAATGGCCCTAGATAATCCATTTACTGGGGTCGGCATCAACAATTTTTATTCTAATTATTACTTCTATAGCTCACATTGGGATGGATTAAACCATGCCGTACATAGCACTTGGTTTGGTGTTCTGGCAGAAACTGGTTTTTTAGGTTTGCTTGTCTTTGTGACTTTAATTATCTCTTTATTACGCACAGCAAAGCACTCCCTGACTCGTCTTTGCCGCCTCTCTTCACCCTCTCCATACCTGCTCAGTTCAGCCAACGCCGTTTATGCAGGTTTAATCGGCACCATTGTCTCAGGCACCTTTCTTACCCAAGCGTTTGTGTGGCCTATTTACATTTTAGCGGCATTGATCATCTGTGTGTCACGCATAGTGCAAAACGATTCTCAGATTGAGAATTAA
- a CDS encoding acyltransferase: MKVLTVNQLKQQLKTTQNPIGRKIFALAKTVITCDLPLPHLIHRIAYLLYVACRNSVQFLLRVFLHTPAFKGRCLRCGKGLYLYGGVPFVSGPLTITLGDRCRISGHTTLSASAHTDTPTLTIGTNVGIGWQTTIAVGTQVVIEDNVRIAGKANLFGYSGHPLDAQRRANGEPDDLQQIGDIILKKECWLGTNCIVKAGVTIGEGAIIASGSVVTHDIPPYVIAAGVPAKVIKSIAPSHLEHSQKCTVTQGEAHA, from the coding sequence ATGAAAGTATTAACGGTAAATCAGCTCAAACAGCAATTAAAAACCACCCAAAATCCCATAGGACGCAAAATATTTGCACTGGCCAAAACGGTTATTACCTGCGATCTTCCCTTACCTCACCTCATTCATCGTATTGCCTACTTGTTGTATGTGGCCTGCAGAAATAGCGTGCAATTTCTACTTAGAGTCTTTCTGCACACCCCAGCATTTAAAGGACGCTGTCTACGCTGTGGCAAGGGACTTTACCTTTATGGGGGCGTTCCTTTTGTTAGTGGCCCTCTCACGATTACTCTAGGTGATCGTTGTCGCATCTCAGGACATACAACCTTGAGTGCCAGCGCCCACACAGATACCCCCACCTTGACCATTGGCACAAATGTGGGTATTGGCTGGCAAACCACTATTGCGGTAGGCACTCAAGTGGTGATTGAAGATAACGTGCGCATTGCAGGTAAAGCAAATCTATTTGGCTATTCCGGACATCCGCTAGATGCACAACGACGTGCCAATGGTGAGCCGGACGATCTCCAGCAAATTGGTGACATTATTTTAAAAAAAGAGTGCTGGCTTGGGACAAATTGCATCGTAAAAGCGGGAGTCACCATAGGAGAAGGAGCCATAATCGCCTCAGGCAGTGTCGTGACTCATGACATTCCCCCTTATGTGATTGCCGCAGGCGTTCCGGCTAAGGTGATAAAAAGCATTGCCCCTTCTCACCTTGAGCACTCACAAAAATGCACGGTCACACAAGGAGAGGCTCATGCGTGA
- a CDS encoding glycosyltransferase: MRDLIVFGEDFGGHPSSTQHIISRLNPQRRIVWVNSIGLRKPRFSLHDFKRACSKLRASHVNNTPSKPSTSLIPDNINVINIKTLPAPRYHWERSLAKKWMASQLTPILNTLQFNKPILWTSLPTAADLCGQISDSAVVYYCGDDFGALAGVDHQTILNHEQTLTEKTDLILTASHAMQRRFPAYKTQLLQHGVDYERFSQPAPRAVDLPSAKPIAGFYGSLSNWLDYDLINATAAAMPHWNFVFIGQNELGYNPFAKRDNIHLLGPRAHHELPSYCQHWQVSLLPFVLNEQIKACSPLKLMEYIACGRPIISTSFPALKPFNDQINIIRSASELCQALHTHQDLTPSVSHSVKQQSWQHRAQFVDWILELL; this comes from the coding sequence ATGCGTGATCTCATTGTATTTGGTGAAGACTTTGGTGGCCATCCATCGAGCACTCAACACATTATTAGCCGTCTTAATCCACAGCGTCGCATTGTTTGGGTAAACTCTATCGGCTTACGTAAACCGCGATTTTCATTGCACGATTTCAAGCGAGCTTGCAGCAAACTGCGCGCGAGTCATGTCAATAACACCCCGTCAAAGCCATCGACGTCCCTTATTCCAGATAATATAAATGTGATTAATATTAAAACATTACCTGCCCCTCGATATCACTGGGAGCGGTCATTGGCTAAAAAGTGGATGGCCTCTCAACTGACCCCCATATTAAACACACTGCAATTTAATAAGCCGATTTTATGGACTTCACTGCCCACTGCCGCTGATCTGTGTGGACAAATTAGTGATTCTGCTGTGGTGTATTATTGCGGGGATGATTTTGGTGCACTGGCGGGAGTGGATCATCAAACTATTTTAAACCATGAGCAGACACTCACCGAAAAAACCGATCTCATATTGACCGCCAGTCATGCTATGCAGCGCCGTTTTCCTGCCTATAAAACACAGTTGTTACAGCATGGTGTGGATTACGAACGCTTTAGCCAACCTGCACCCCGTGCCGTGGATTTACCCTCAGCAAAACCCATCGCCGGCTTTTATGGCAGTTTATCTAATTGGTTAGATTATGACTTGATCAATGCCACAGCTGCTGCGATGCCGCATTGGAACTTTGTGTTTATTGGTCAAAATGAACTGGGATATAACCCCTTTGCAAAGCGAGACAACATCCATTTACTCGGCCCACGCGCACACCATGAACTGCCTAGCTACTGTCAACATTGGCAAGTGAGCCTACTGCCTTTTGTGTTAAATGAACAAATAAAAGCATGCAGTCCTTTAAAATTAATGGAATACATTGCCTGTGGTCGCCCAATTATCAGTACCTCATTCCCCGCATTAAAACCCTTTAATGATCAAATAAATATCATCCGCTCAGCGTCAGAACTTTGCCAAGCGTTACATACACATCAAGATTTAACCCCGAGCGTCAGTCACAGCGTGAAACAGCAAAGTTGGCAACACAGAGCACAATTTGTTGATTGGATTTTGGAGTTGTTATGA
- a CDS encoding GumC family protein: MIELKKRIAQIIISTWRRRYIILLPTLILPFVAVAVAKLAPAQYKAHTSMLIQETAKMNPFLQDLAVSTMLNDRLNAVQTLLKSRHVLSLVATELGLIDQNSSDYEKDQVMGNIAANLNVIQQGKDLLKIEYSAHSPVGMKALLQSVSHHFIEQLLAPERSSIRDSSTFLNQHIEKRFKDLQQAEQKLADYTNIHSSLTPEIQSQSYARIAVLKQSLAEKEAELFGVERSLDSLDQQLSSTNPVVGRIEDKIIEIRSALTLLQARYTENHSLVQAKKRELTRLEQEREVLLSSNQPRLNTDQLRNMASSQNMRDITAIQPLLMSQLQNLQQVRSRFEALSEETKRLTSMIAKLEQKTQGYGDNVKEIYRIQRDVEMKRQLYEELVQRYEMAQLTGALGVFEENKRVKIIDLPFTPSSPSNWPTVIYLIMGIVGGLGLGIGLALLFELFDTTIRNKSDAQFVTSIAVITVAPAHH; encoded by the coding sequence ATGATCGAACTAAAGAAACGAATCGCACAAATTATCATCAGCACTTGGCGTCGCCGTTATATCATTTTACTTCCAACGCTGATTTTGCCGTTTGTGGCGGTTGCCGTAGCAAAACTGGCTCCGGCTCAATACAAGGCACATACCAGCATGCTGATCCAAGAAACGGCGAAAATGAATCCATTTTTACAAGATCTCGCCGTCTCAACAATGCTCAATGATCGCTTAAATGCGGTGCAAACCTTGCTCAAAAGTCGCCATGTTTTGTCACTGGTCGCCACGGAACTGGGCTTAATTGACCAAAACAGCTCTGATTATGAAAAAGATCAAGTGATGGGTAATATAGCCGCTAACCTTAATGTCATCCAACAAGGTAAAGATCTTCTCAAAATAGAGTATTCCGCTCACTCTCCCGTGGGAATGAAAGCCCTATTACAATCGGTGAGTCACCACTTTATAGAGCAACTGCTGGCCCCAGAACGATCTTCTATTCGCGATTCAAGTACCTTTTTAAACCAACATATAGAAAAGCGCTTTAAAGATCTGCAGCAAGCGGAACAAAAACTGGCGGATTATACCAATATTCATTCGTCCCTCACCCCTGAAATACAATCACAAAGCTACGCTCGCATCGCCGTACTAAAACAGAGTTTAGCGGAAAAAGAAGCGGAGTTATTTGGGGTGGAACGCAGCTTAGACTCACTGGATCAACAGCTTTCAAGTACCAACCCGGTAGTGGGTCGCATAGAAGACAAAATCATCGAAATTCGTAGCGCGTTAACGTTACTGCAAGCCAGGTACACAGAAAATCACAGCTTAGTCCAGGCCAAGAAAAGAGAGTTAACCCGCTTAGAACAAGAGAGAGAAGTGTTGCTAAGCTCAAACCAGCCACGCCTCAATACCGACCAACTGCGTAATATGGCCAGCAGTCAAAACATGCGTGATATCACCGCAATTCAACCACTGTTAATGAGCCAACTGCAAAACTTGCAACAAGTGCGAAGCCGTTTTGAAGCCCTCAGTGAAGAGACGAAGCGACTCACTAGCATGATTGCCAAATTGGAACAAAAAACCCAAGGCTATGGTGACAATGTCAAAGAAATTTATCGTATACAACGTGATGTAGAAATGAAACGACAACTGTATGAAGAGCTTGTGCAACGTTATGAGATGGCTCAGTTAACGGGAGCCTTGGGGGTATTTGAAGAAAATAAGCGGGTAAAAATCATCGACTTACCCTTTACACCAAGCTCCCCCTCTAACTGGCCAACCGTTATTTACCTCATCATGGGAATCGTGGGCGGTTTGGGTTTAGGCATTGGTTTGGCACTATTATTCGAGCTTTTTGATACCACGATAAGAAACAAAAGTGACGCACAATTCGTCACCTCCATTGCGGTCATCACAGTCGCCCCTGCACACCATTGA